Part of the Kordiimonas pumila genome is shown below.
GGCCAAGGCGTATTTTTTTAAACCCAAAGCCTGAATTCGCAATCACTTCCAACTCAACTGCAAAATCGGATTTACTGGTCTTCGGCAATAGCGCCGCATGATATGCTGGCGGCATATCTGCAAAGGCCGCCGCCAATGCGCGTTCAATATCACTGTGTTCCGCTGCCGTTAGGTCAGCTGGATAATAAACATACAGGCGGCACACATCATTCAGACCAGCCCCCAATTCACCAAGTATCGTACGAAGGCCCGCGCATATATCTTTACTGTCACCGTTTACCCGGCTACTTGCCAGCACCCAATCACCACGCCGAACACCCGTGACAACACCCTTTTCATTTGCTACACATGTCTGTGGTCCCTTGATAGCCATCGCATCAATTTCCACAACATGGCCTACAGTCGCAAAACTGGGCACCCGCGTTATCATCATGAGAGCTTCCCCACACTCAGGAAACTCTTCAAGGATCATGCCCCGGAAAGCTGCTTCATCCTCTATAAAATCTGCATGGTAAAATACCTGCAACTGAGCCAGCTCAGACAGGCAGAAACCTGTTCTGGCCATTAATTCATAAATACTGCGCATACATGAAACGGTCTGCGATATAATATCATCTGTATTTAGAACTCTCGCATTTTCGCCTATGTCCATTTGCCCGTTCGTGATGCACCAATCACCGACACGCACGGCACGGCTAATCTTAAAACCCGGCGCTGCCTTTTTAACGAGCGGGGAGGCCCCAATATACAGCCGTTCAGTTACCATTTCATGTTTACTCATTTTAACCTGTCCACGTAGATCCCACTTAACTTTCCTAACAACATGGAAGAAAGGGCTTAGAAAAACTGTCTTCAAAGACACTGCTATCCGGCCAAATATCAACCGGATAGCTTTTTGTTTTCATATGATGTCAGTATGGGGCGGCTTAAAAGTTAACGCCAGCCCTAACACCCCATGTACGCGGCGTGCCCCACCATGTGTAACGTGTATCAAAGCCGTTCGGCGTGACCACATAAGAGGCGTACTGAGTGTTGGTGACATTCTCAACAAACACCTGTACATTGAACTTATCATCATTATCATGCCAGAAGGCACGAAGGTTACCAATGCCATAGCCTTTTTGGAAATCCCGGTCGTTATTATCCACCTGGAAGAACTGCTTGGCTGTGTAGTTAAAGTCTGCTTGCACAGCAAACTGACCTACTGACGTTGGATCAAAATCATACCGAATTAAACCATTAGCGGTGAAATGCGGTGTCGCTGGCAGTTCATTGCCGTCGATCGGCGTAGCAACACTAGCAGGCCCCGTGCTGTATGTTGTTGTTGGATCAGCTTTAATCTCTGTATTAAGCACTGCTGCCCCAAGCATAACACTCAGTTGATCAGTAACGCGGCCAGAAAGCTCCAGTTCAGCACCATAAATTTCCACATCACCAAAGTTGAAAAGACGGGCAACTGGTAGCGCGTTTACAATCTGCGTAACGGTCGCCTGCTTGTCTTTCACAAGGTTCCTGAACACCGCTGTTGAAAGATTAACTCTAGGGCCAAGCTTCAGTTTGGCGCCCGCTTCAAGCGAGAAGCTTTTTTCTGGCTGCGTTGGTATCGCAGCTGTTGCATCACCAAACAGAAGGGTTGTGTTAAAGTCAGGTGATTTATAACCGGTTGATGCATTCGCATAGAGGAAAACATCATCGGTCATCTGCCAGTTAGTGCCCACCCGCCACGTAAATTCATCAACTTTTACACCGTCATTTGCATCAGGGGCAAAAGCAAAAACAAGATCAAGGTCTTTCTTTTCGCTCGTGTACCGGCCACCGAATTCCACACCAATCGTGTCAGTAACAGGCACGTTAACACTTGCGAAAACCGCCCCGGATTCTGTTTTAATCCGGCCTATTGTGTCTATCGCATCACCAAGGAATTCCGGAACAGTGCTGGTCGCTGTTCTGTCATCATTATAGTAAAAGCCACCAACAACCCAATTGATTTCATCATCGCCGCCACCGCGCAGTTGCAATTCCTGTGAGAACTGCTGAGCATCAAGCGTGTAGGGCACTTCAGCATTCCCAAGGAAACCACCTTGGGCACTGCCGTCACCGTCTTCCGCAAAAATACGGTCATAATCAAGGTAACCGGTGATGGAAACCAGCTGAAGGTAAGGCGTGATATTCCAATCAAGGCGCGCGCTGAATTCTGCAAAATCCAGATGATTAGGAAGGCCGTCTTGATCACTGTAGATAACCTTTGGGTCAGGCTCACCAAAACTGAAACCCGTACCGTTCACGCATTCATTTGCCAAAATCTGTGCTGTAGCACACGGCGCAAACGTGCCCGGCTCAAGCGTTCCTTGCCCACCGGTAGAATGTGCAACACTGCGATCTTCCGTATAAGCCGCCTTCAAAAGCAAGGTCGCATTTTCACCAAGATCAACACCAAGCTGTGCACGACCAGACATCACATCGCGGGAAGCCCAGTTAACGCCGCCCGGAATACCAAGGTTTTTCTGCCAGCCATCGTTTTTATCATAATAGAAAGAGACACGGCCACGGACACCATCAGCCAGCGGTCCACTTACAGCGCCTTCAAGCCTTTTGTCATCAAATGAACCATAGCCCGCCTGTACGTAACCCTCAAATGTGTCTGTTGGCTTTTTAGTAACAACCTGCACCAAACCCGCCGTTGTGTTACGGCCAAAAAGCGTGCCTTGTGGACCGCGCAGTACTTCCACACGGTTTATATCATATAAAGGCGCGCGCTGAAGGGCACCTGCACCGTAAAAAATATCATCAACAGCAAAACCAACGGGCGATTCAGAGGTGTCATTAAACACTTGAAGGCCGTCGCCCCGAATGCGGTAACGCGGCTGCAGGCCTGTATCAACATAGTTGAAGTTTGGTGTTTGAATTGCCACAGCATCAAGCGTACCAATACCCGCGTTTTGGAGCTGCCTACCACTAAAAGCTGTTACGGAGACTGGCGTTTTGCCAAGCAATGTTTCTCGGCGTTGGGCCGTGATAACAATCTCTTCACCAATATCGAATGAAGGCTCCGCTGCTTGAGCACTTAAACCTGCGCCAGAAAGCAAAGCCGAACATGCGCCCGCTAATAATAAACTTTTCTTAGTCATAGTAACCACCCCTTTCTTATGCGTCTATGCGCGACATTTCCTCTATACATTATTTCTATATATGATCACATTTCTTTATATGATCAAAATCTATTTAACATTTTTATATAAGCTTATTGGAATGTCAATAACTAATTATGAAATTTCATTAAGCTAATTTTGTAATACAAAGCTCGCTATTAATAACTTTTATCTTATTGGAAAAGCCAAACAGGCGGCTCCTATTAGCCTGCACAAGCTCAGCGCCAAAGCACAGTTACCGGGGAATAAAAAAGAAAAAGCAGGATGGTGCATCAACGTAGGCCAAGCCTACATACGCAGCGGAATATCAGATGATTTGAAAAAATTAAAGCAGCAAAGACTGCTTATTGAGCACACCAGAGTCAATAATTACATTATAATTTCAAAATTTCAGTATTGAAATTTCAGTATTCGCTATTATTAATTCTGATAGGCAAATCACTAAAATATCGAGATTTCAATAAAGCATCAATGACAAGTCGTTCGCTTTCCCTCACATGTGATTGAAATCTTAGAGCTGCTTCTTCTGCATCACTCTTTTCCAGAACTGTAAAAAGCGCTTCATGTTCATCAATATTTACATCACTACTGGCGTGGCCTTGCCCACCAACCTTCACAACAAAGTATGCAATACGATTTGACTGATCGAGCAACTGCTTTAACACTTTTTCCAAGATCGGGTTATTCGTTGCTGCGTATACTTCTCTGTGAATTTCATTGTGCACATCAAGCATGCCATGTTCACCAGCATGTGCCCCTTCAACATATCTCGTGTTTAAATCACGCAGCTTATCAATATCAACGCGCCCCACGCAGGCACGCGCAGCAAGCCCCTCAAGCGAAGCCCGCATCTCAAAGGTTTGCCGAATGCTCACCAAACTGATATCAGACACATGAAACCCAAGACGGGGAACTGGCGTGATCAAACCATCGTGCGCCAAAAGCGCAAGAGCCCTACGAACAGGACTGCGGCTTAGTTCATACTTCTCGCACATTTGAGCTTCGGTAATATCCTGTCCCGGCAGGATTTTGCAACGAATGATCTCTCTGTATAGGAGCCGGTACGCTTTTTCACCCAGATCGGCTTTATCCGAACCTTCATCAGGTTTATTGAGCATTCATCACTCCTTGATTAATCACTATTTTCCTTACTACCTTATATAAACTTATAAGGAAACCAGCACCGCTTCTCACACTTGGCATAAATATATAATCAAAATCTTATAGATGAACGTCAATCCTTCGGTCAA
Proteins encoded:
- a CDS encoding RidA family protein produces the protein MSKHEMVTERLYIGASPLVKKAAPGFKISRAVRVGDWCITNGQMDIGENARVLNTDDIISQTVSCMRSIYELMARTGFCLSELAQLQVFYHADFIEDEAAFRGMILEEFPECGEALMMITRVPSFATVGHVVEIDAMAIKGPQTCVANEKGVVTGVRRGDWVLASSRVNGDSKDICAGLRTILGELGAGLNDVCRLYVYYPADLTAAEHSDIERALAAAFADMPPAYHAALLPKTSKSDFAVELEVIANSGFGFKKIRLGRATAPSADIDWPFAETLRCGDVIFTSGQFSVDETGAVLHAENIVAQSREVMRRLGKALNKAGADFSDLAKIKTYFEGEADLDNWLDNLNARMESLSDPGPASTGIEGLPPVIEGTLLSVDGIVILDSADND
- a CDS encoding GntR family transcriptional regulator, encoding MLNKPDEGSDKADLGEKAYRLLYREIIRCKILPGQDITEAQMCEKYELSRSPVRRALALLAHDGLITPVPRLGFHVSDISLVSIRQTFEMRASLEGLAARACVGRVDIDKLRDLNTRYVEGAHAGEHGMLDVHNEIHREVYAATNNPILEKVLKQLLDQSNRIAYFVVKVGGQGHASSDVNIDEHEALFTVLEKSDAEEAALRFQSHVRESERLVIDALLKSRYFSDLPIRINNSEY
- a CDS encoding TonB-dependent receptor codes for the protein MTKKSLLLAGACSALLSGAGLSAQAAEPSFDIGEEIVITAQRRETLLGKTPVSVTAFSGRQLQNAGIGTLDAVAIQTPNFNYVDTGLQPRYRIRGDGLQVFNDTSESPVGFAVDDIFYGAGALQRAPLYDINRVEVLRGPQGTLFGRNTTAGLVQVVTKKPTDTFEGYVQAGYGSFDDKRLEGAVSGPLADGVRGRVSFYYDKNDGWQKNLGIPGGVNWASRDVMSGRAQLGVDLGENATLLLKAAYTEDRSVAHSTGGQGTLEPGTFAPCATAQILANECVNGTGFSFGEPDPKVIYSDQDGLPNHLDFAEFSARLDWNITPYLQLVSITGYLDYDRIFAEDGDGSAQGGFLGNAEVPYTLDAQQFSQELQLRGGGDDEINWVVGGFYYNDDRTATSTVPEFLGDAIDTIGRIKTESGAVFASVNVPVTDTIGVEFGGRYTSEKKDLDLVFAFAPDANDGVKVDEFTWRVGTNWQMTDDVFLYANASTGYKSPDFNTTLLFGDATAAIPTQPEKSFSLEAGAKLKLGPRVNLSTAVFRNLVKDKQATVTQIVNALPVARLFNFGDVEIYGAELELSGRVTDQLSVMLGAAVLNTEIKADPTTTYSTGPASVATPIDGNELPATPHFTANGLIRYDFDPTSVGQFAVQADFNYTAKQFFQVDNNDRDFQKGYGIGNLRAFWHDNDDKFNVQVFVENVTNTQYASYVVTPNGFDTRYTWWGTPRTWGVRAGVNF